The genome window CAGGACTTTTAGCAACGCACACTACAGGTTGGCGGTTTATCATCCCAGTGGTAATGTAATTGAGCGTTCCATTGTCGTAGTAAGTCTGAAATCTCTTAGAAACTTCGACACAGCGACTTGAGGGGGTATAACCCGCACCGCTAAAATAAGTGGAAACCCATCGAATTACCGGGATGTCTCCCCGCGAGGTGCGCGCAACCGTGGCTGGAGTATCCTTTCTTGCACCGCAGAAGAAGTTTGCGCTTTCAGCAGAACCAGTCTGAGTGGTGGTAGCCGTACAACCCAGCGCAAATGCAAAGGCAGTAAATGTTTGAACAACTAACTTAATTTTCATCACGGATATTTAAGCTCCTCAAATTGTGGCTTCGAGGATGATATGCGTCCCCGGTAGTGGAAGGAAGCTAGAGGCCCTAAAACCCAAAGTTGGTTTCACTGCGATCGCAATGCGCTGGGCTACCACCCCACCCCCAACCCCTCCCCGCAACAGGGAGGGGACAAATTCTTCACCCTCTCCTCTGGAGGAGAGGGGGGTTAGGGGGGTGAGGTTTTTCCCGGCGATATTTGGTAGCAATGCGCGAACTAACCACAGACGTATTTCGCACGAGGATGAAAAAGTTAATCGGCTGTTTTAAATCTAATTAGATCACCTAGAAGCTAAATCTCTCTAATGAGGGATTTCAATCTGCTGTCTTTCGATAAGGCAGGGATGACAACAGCGTCTGCATATTCGCGATCGCGGATTGTTGCGGTGTTGGGCAACATTACTATAGTACCGGACTCCCAGGCGAAGCGCTCAGTGCGATCGCCTAGCTGGGCGATCGTTAGGTAATTAAGCGGAAACGAAATCACCCCACCTCAAAGCTTTCAGTAAATTCCTCAGTTTATCCTGAACGACAAAATCCCTCGTTGAAAGACATTGATATAGATACAAGCTCTCCGAGTTTCTACATAACTAGCCCAGCGTTTACCCTCTGATGGCGTCTTCTGCCAGCTGAGCAGATTTGATGCGCTGCTTCGTCTGGTTCTGAGAAATCTGGGGAATCAATACAGGGGTCGTATGCCAAGAGTAGTGTTGAAAACAGAAGCGAGTCACCCAATGCTGGGTAATTTACTGGAAGAACGTTACCAAATTATTCAAGTTCTCAATGCCGGAACATTTGGGCGAAGTTACATTGCCGAAGATATATTATCACCAGGCAGACCCAAATGTGTCATCAAGCATATCAAACCCGCCAGTAACGACGCCAACTTCTTGGCAAGCGTTAGGCGTCAGTTCCTCAGCGAAGCAGACACCTTGAAACGGCTGGGCACAAACGATCGCATTCCCCAGCTGTTGACTTCCTTTGAAGACGATCGCGGATTCTACTTGGTGCAAGAATTCTTTCAAGGACAGCCGCTTTCCGCCCTACTGCCGACCAGCCAACGCTGCGGCAAACGCTGGAAGGAAAATCAAGTTATCCAACTGCTACAAGAAGTCTTAAGTATCCTAGAATTTGTTCACACTCAAGGCGTTATCCATTGCGATATCAAGCCGAACAATATAATTAAACGTGCTAACGATGGCAAATTTTCTTTGATTGAATTTGGCGCACTTCAGCCAGTGCGGACGCCATCTGTCCAGCAAGAACAGCTAGATGCTACTTTTTCTCTTCAACCAGCAGGGTACGTACCGCCAGAACAGCTCGCATATCAGCCACATCCTAATAGCGATATTTACGCGCTAGGTACGATCGCTATTCAAGCACTGACGGGACTTTCTCCAGCGCAGTTACAAGCAGATTCCAATCAAACAAGCTGGCATCAACAAGTGCAAGTTTGCGATCGACTGGTTTCTGTACTTAACCAAATGGTACGCTCTGACTACAGAGTACGCTATCAAACTGCAACAGAGGCTCTGCAAGCACTCCAGAATGCGGTCGGAGCGAATCGCGAGTTAGAAGTCCCGCAGAACAGTCTAAATGCGATCGCTCTCCAGACGCCAGACATCTCGTTAAATTCGATCGGGCCGGATTCAGAAACCGCAACCCAGGAGTCCGACCCAATTGAAGATTTAGCTCAAAACTCTTTCTCTGAATCTTCACCTTTAGAATATCTCGCCTTTGCGATACCGGAAACAGAAGTTTCTGACGCGATCGCCATCCCAGATCGTACAGCAAATCTACCAAAAACACCAGCTAAGCCCGACAAAAGCAAGCCTGTTTCTAAAGCCCGCAAAAAAATATCCCCTATGATGACGGCATTTGGGATTGGCATGGCCGTTAATGCGTTAGTCATGTTGGTGGGCTCCTTTTATATATCCCAACCTGACCCTACTCAGTATAAACAAGTCGATCGATTCATTGACCAAGTGCAGTGGGAGGAAGGAGCTAAAAAAGTCTGTCAAATTCCTCGGATCTGTTTTTGGCAAAAGAGCGATCGACCTACTGTCCAGCAAGAAAAAATCTAAAGTCCAGTGGAAGCTTACGAATTGCAGAAAAAAGCCTTTGCTCTAGGCGAAGATGGAGATTTTGCCGCAGCTTTGAAATATAGCTAGTGCCAGTTGTCAGTTGTCAGTTGTCAGTTGTCAGTTGTCAGTTGTCAGTTGTCAGTTGTCAGTTGTCAGTTGTCAGTTGTCAGTGGTAAAAATCAATATTTCCAGAGCAATCATTGGCAATTTTTAGTGGTGAGTTATTTCCGCCATCCTGCACTAGGGACTAGGGGAAGAAGGGTTTAGAATCAAGGGCTTCGCCGTGATAGCTCAGCCGAACGGTTTGGTGAAATTCAGAATGTCCTAATTGACTTTCATCGGTTGCTATATGTAGCGGCAAAGCCAATGTTTGCGACAATTAATTGGTTATATGCAAAGTTTTTTTTCGGCAAATACTAGGACTTACCCCTTTTTCATTTTTAATGATAGTGAAAGCCTCAAGGGTATGGCGATCGCAATGTATTCATCTATACAAAATTCCCAGAAATCAATCTTTTTTAAATAAAATTATTAAACGTCTATAGGTAACTCAACCCCAGGATTGGACGAAACATCTTCCTGTTGAGCGGCACTTATCGCACTCCTTCGTGCTTCTATAATTTGACCGACCTGGCGGGCAAAGCTGGGTTGACGTTCTATCATCTTATTGACAGCATCTGAAAAGATGACAATAACTTGCAAATCGTCAATAGCGGCGATCGATACTGGACTCGGTTCCCCACTAAAGAGTGTCATCTCGCCAAAGAACTCACCCAGGGAGAGAGCCATGACCTCCTGCTCCTTGTCAAAGTCGTTCGTGATAGTGATTACAGCCTGACCGGCGATGATAATGTACAAGGCATTACTGCGATCGCCCTGCCGGATAACCGTCTCTCCGGCACCAAATTTCTGTACAACGGTTCCCTTAGTTAGGTCAGCCAAGCTCTCCTGTTCTCTAGCTAGGGGCATAAAGCTAGGAATTGAGTGCAGGTTTTTTGCCAACATATTTGAAGGGCTATCTGTCTTGGTCGGCGGTTGCGTGGAATATTCATATTGATACTGATGGAGCGAGAGGTTGTTTCGCTGCGCTGCGTACCAGACTCGCGTCATAAAGCTGTCAAGTATGTGTCCCACATCCTCAAAGTTTTCTACAAAAAACTCCACCTCGTAGCTAATTGCAGTTTGATCGTAGGATTTAGTTGTAACTTCTGGCTCCGGTTCGGCCAATACTCCTGGTGTAGCCAAAACTATACTTTTTAGCACCTGCTTGACCAAGTTGGGGGGACTCTCGTAGGAGAAGCTAACACTGATGGTTTGGTTGTAAAGGCCGTCTGGTTGGCTGTAATTCCAGATTACTTCTTTGCCAATAAACTGATGAGGAACGACAACCACCTGGCGCT of Argonema galeatum A003/A1 contains these proteins:
- a CDS encoding serine/threonine-protein kinase, with translation MPRVVLKTEASHPMLGNLLEERYQIIQVLNAGTFGRSYIAEDILSPGRPKCVIKHIKPASNDANFLASVRRQFLSEADTLKRLGTNDRIPQLLTSFEDDRGFYLVQEFFQGQPLSALLPTSQRCGKRWKENQVIQLLQEVLSILEFVHTQGVIHCDIKPNNIIKRANDGKFSLIEFGALQPVRTPSVQQEQLDATFSLQPAGYVPPEQLAYQPHPNSDIYALGTIAIQALTGLSPAQLQADSNQTSWHQQVQVCDRLVSVLNQMVRSDYRVRYQTATEALQALQNAVGANRELEVPQNSLNAIALQTPDISLNSIGPDSETATQESDPIEDLAQNSFSESSPLEYLAFAIPETEVSDAIAIPDRTANLPKTPAKPDKSKPVSKARKKISPMMTAFGIGMAVNALVMLVGSFYISQPDPTQYKQVDRFIDQVQWEEGAKKVCQIPRICFWQKSDRPTVQQEKI
- a CDS encoding mechanosensitive ion channel family protein — translated: MSANSEWLIWAITIGFGFPLLVIMLGEAIHHLERHGKPIAATLILVRNLVLPVLVFMLFVNHVVNLDGRGNFVKIIETLFWLSVIHASLSLINAVLFEDADANTWRARMPKLLIDLARLFLVLAGSAIVLAAVWGADLAGLATALGVSSIVIGLALQDTLGSIMSGVALLFERPFTVGDWLRVGDIEGRVIDINWRSVRLLTSQRQVVVVPHQFIGKEVIWNYSQPDGLYNQTISVSFSYESPPNLVKQVLKSIVLATPGVLAEPEPEVTTKSYDQTAISYEVEFFVENFEDVGHILDSFMTRVWYAAQRNNLSLHQYQYEYSTQPPTKTDSPSNMLAKNLHSIPSFMPLAREQESLADLTKGTVVQKFGAGETVIRQGDRSNALYIIIAGQAVITITNDFDKEQEVMALSLGEFFGEMTLFSGEPSPVSIAAIDDLQVIVIFSDAVNKMIERQPSFARQVGQIIEARRSAISAAQQEDVSSNPGVELPIDV